The genomic stretch ATTGTAACggtcaattcaatttaaaatcaaaGGGTTAAAATTAAGTCTTCATTATTATAAAAGGCTAGGATCacaactaattttaattttaaccctACTTCGTTGATGTAAATATAGTCTCGATTCTTAAAACAAACAGCCAATAAGAAACAAGTACACGGATCACAAttaatatttcttaattaaaaatcATCATCACCGTTAAAGTATTCAAAGGCCAGGATCTCTCTTATTCTCCCCAATTAAACCGACTTAATGATCATATATAAAAGGTTTGCTTTGATTCCCAATTTAAATCACAGTTTCATTCTTGCAAAACCTAATTACTCTTCTCTCtgcattttctctcttctctctgcattttctctcttctctcgctcTCATCATTCCAAGTCATCAATGGCTCGTACAAAGCAAACTGCTCGCAAATCTACCGGCGGTAAGGCTCCAAGGAAGCAACTCGCCACCAAGGCTGCCAGAAAATCTGCACCTACAACCGGCGGAGTGAAGAAGCCTCATCGTTATCGCCCTGGAACTGTCGCTCTTCGTGAGATTCGTAAATACCAGAAGAGTACCGAACTTTTGATCCGAAAACTTCCATTCCAACGTCTTGTCCGTGAGATTGCTCAAGATTTCAAGACCGATCTGAGATTCCAGAGCCACGCGGTTCTTGCACTTCAGGAAGCAGCAGAAGCTTATCTTGTTGGTTTGTTTGAGGATACCAATTTGTGTGCCATTCATGCCAAGAGAGTTACCATTATGCCCAAGGATATTCAACTTGCTCGCCGTATTCGTGGTGAACGTGCTTAGGGTTATAGATAATTAGAATTTAGAATTTGGGGAATGTTTTAGGGTTTTATTCGATTAAGtttcttttatgcattttatagtTAGTTATTTGTTATATCGACATTATGATAATCCTTTGTATAAGACATAATTTGAATGGTgactagtatttttttttgttaacaaTAACTTTTTTATTTGAATATCCTATGAGGTTTTTCTGTCTGAGTTAATATTCTCTTTGGGACCCTCGAGTTTTACtgacattaaaaaaaaaagagtcttttgaaagttgtaatatttttttctaatttaatggACATGTTGCACTTTTATCAATTAAAAGATTGTTCATCAATCTTAAAACATCTTCACATAGTATTCGAGAAATTGATGCTCAAatttaagagttttgttttgaCTTATGACTTATTTATGTATGTGTGATTGTGTTCCCATGGTGAATGGCAATGCTTCAAAGTGTTTGTTTTTCTTGGAGACTCCACATTGATTTAAACTTTCTGGTGTTTAGAATTTAAAAGCTACTCCATGGGAAAACTAGTACCTTATCCTAAGggtaatctatcatataagaaaatcaaTTGTTCTTGAAAAACCTGTTTTACCCTTCTTTGCAAATTTTGCTGACACCTGGATGCTCTCTACTACTTCCTTCCAATTATACACTTTTTCTTCCTTCTTTTTCAAACTTGCAGATTGTCACTTTTCCAAACTTCACGTGTACACCACTTTTCCTTCTTTTCTCGAGAAGGCAAACTTTCATATACCATCCTTTTCCATCTTATCACTACTTATCACACCTACTCTACTTCATCTTCCCCTCTCTCTTCAATATCCTCCCACAAACTTCTATTCTCCTCCACCACCTTAAATCTGTGCTGAACCTTCTTTTTCTCTCCACCGAAAAATCTCGCTCCCTCTCTCTGCCATGGCCAGACCGTTTGAAAAAGTTGCCGACATCAATGACACAAAAGATTTGTGGAAGGTGGCGGTTCGTGTGGAGCATAAATGAAGTGTTATTTCCAACAACAAAGAACACTTTGAAATGATTTTTGTCGACAAACACGTAAGGTTTAAACGTTGCATATTTGAAGATGTATTGAGTCAATGTAAATTTTGCATTGTTTGTTTGACGTTGCTGCAGATAGAAGATGTTAGGGTTTAGCGGTTGATATATGTATAATAATAGTATACTGACTCATATACTACCTTTCACAGGGGTGTGATATCCATGTTGTTGTACCAACGACGTATACGGCTGCATACAATGACAGATTTGCATTGGACCAGACCTATAcggttaggggtggcaaaacgggtcggggcccgccgggccgcccgcgcacccgccaaaagttgacgggttgggttgggattttaggctcgccgctcgccaaagcccgccccgccaaaacccgtcgcccgccatacccgccctgtaacaccccaattctacccaggcatataggtacaaatatcagagtataaaaattaaattcataaaaacaattagggcgttacacttaagtaaccacataaccaaacataacatactcgcaaaagatgcgtaacacaaataatcaaagaggacggatactcataaacacctgaatgtattcatacttatatatacatcggtaaacaaaatatccacaacattcctccaaaatacaccgtatgagaaggtatctgataagtgccaaaatgtacttattttgtgtatgtaaatagtggcacttatcgatacttttgttaatatcgtttgaataattccccgttttgtgtataaatacgtatactttgtgaataattgtattttcatatacgtttataggtattcatgcttattggagccttgaggaataaagtgtcaaagacacggcttcgatttcgcagttttggtgaaagcccgcttagccaccatcaaacggacttccaaagactcaaaataaggatgacaaaaatcatcaatttggtttccattcattcattattggatagagcattgaataagctttccaacgcttcgaaccgggcgcaattcggagttacggttctcgagttatggcgaaaacaaaatctgatttttagcagactccgctaagcggactctgttccgctcagcggacctgcagattttcagacttgttaaaagggggaaaaatcacatttttaggtgatgggttgggtatttttgagtcccaacaccatcaacttcattcttagatcaaaattagcttagaaaacaacttcggaggttgcataaggatgatcgggggtggattaaGCGTCGAAcgaagctgacaaaccgggagattttcggttcatttctcttcttctttgtgtatttctctttggtggggtttgtttgtatatttacttgaatcttatgtatatttaccgattataatgttatatttaacttgctttacgaatctgtgttgatgttatcctggatttttgctctatgctggggatttggggtgctttagagataaacttcttgaatccttatctaggatgattatctgttagtttctgaactctagagatggatttagagctagcattcactgtgggtatctgtacttaatgctttcgtgtttgagcggcgcgcgagagatcgccgacgcgagaatacgaatgttctcgcgacttcgcgttagagataaccttagttgtgagatgatctcatttgtgctccagagatggacgcttatgtgagagatacgtgatgacatggatgagtatcgtaggttgagtataacgggttggtaaatgtatgtttgtgaagagtgaatatatttacattcctgataagttatttctcttctaagaatgtgttcattcttttcctgtctataactttatttactttttgctcattcaaactcaagctcgaaaccgtagaaactgttgaattgcatctctccatctctgtggacgataattcccgaatcaatatttccaaatctttcttttgttgcttgccctatactgcttcaacaaaatggcgccgttgccggggatggttgtgattgcatcgcaatagttttcgtggttttgagctttgtatatatcgtatatattgtatagtttcacttgtatatatacttacttgtacatgtttacttgtttatgtccaccatatagttttacttgtatatgttacatacaagtatacttttgttggtggatgttggt from Vicia villosa cultivar HV-30 ecotype Madison, WI linkage group LG4, Vvil1.0, whole genome shotgun sequence encodes the following:
- the LOC131595257 gene encoding histone H3.3, with the translated sequence MARTKQTARKSTGGKAPRKQLATKAARKSAPTTGGVKKPHRYRPGTVALREIRKYQKSTELLIRKLPFQRLVREIAQDFKTDLRFQSHAVLALQEAAEAYLVGLFEDTNLCAIHAKRVTIMPKDIQLARRIRGERA